A part of Vulpes vulpes isolate BD-2025 chromosome 15, VulVul3, whole genome shotgun sequence genomic DNA contains:
- the CALHM2 gene encoding calcium homeostasis modulator protein 2, with protein sequence MAALIAENFRFLSLFFKSKDVMIFNGLVALGTVGSQELFSVVAFHCPCSPARNYLYGLTAIGVPALALFLIGVILNNHTWNLVAECQYRRAKNCSAAPNFLLLSSILGRAAVAPVTWSVISLLRGEAYVCALSEFVDPSSLTAGEKGFPPAHATEILARFPCGEGPANLSGFREEVTRRLKYESQLFGWLLIGVVAILVFLTKCLKHYCSPLSYRQEAYWAQYRTNEDQLFQRTAEVHSRVLAANNVRRFFGFVALNKDDEELVARFPVEGTQPRPQWNAITGVYLYRENQGLPLYSRLHKWAQGLAGNGTTPETMEMAPLTS encoded by the exons ATGGCAGCCCTGATTGCAGAGAACTTCCGCTTCCTGTCGCTCTTCTTCAAGAGCAAGGATGTGATGATTTTCAATGGGCTGGTGGCACTGGGCACGGTGGGCAGCCAGGAGCTCTTCTCTGTGGTGGCTTTCCATTGCCCTTGCTCACCTGCCCGCAACTACCTGTACGGGCTGACGGCCATCGGCGTGCCTGCCCTGGCCCTCTTCCTCATTGGGGTCATCCTCAACAACCACACATGGAACCTGGTCGCTGAGTGCCAGTACCGGAGGGCCAAGAACTGCTCAGCTGCCCCCAACTTCCTCCTCCTAAGCTCCATCCTGGGCCGTGCAGCGGTGGCCCCTGTCACCTGGTCCGTCATTTCCCTGCTGCGAGGTGAGGCCTATGTCTGCGCTCTCAGCGAGTTTGTGGATCCCTCCTCACTCACAGCTGGGGAGAAGGGCTTCCCGCCAGCCCATGCCACGGAAATCTTGGCCAGGTTCCCCTGCGGGGAGGGCCCCGCCAACCTATCAGGCTTCCGGGAGGAGGTCACCCGCAGGCTCAAGTATGAGTCCCAG CTCTTCGGATGGCTACTCATCGGCGTGGTGGCCATCCTGGTGTTCCTGACCAAGTGCCTCAAGCATTACTGCTCACCACTCAGCTACCGCCAGGAGGCCTACTGGGCGCAGTACCGCACCAATGAGGACCAGCTCTTCCAGCGCACCGCGGAGGTACACTCACGGGTGCTGGCTGCCAACAACGTACGCCGCTTCTTTGGCTTCGTGGCACTCAACAAGGATGACGAGGAACTTGTTGCCAGGTTCCCAGTGGAAGGCACACAGCCTCGGCCACAGTGGAACGCCATCACTGGCGTCTACTTGTACCGTGAGAACCAGGGCCTCCCACTGTACAGCCGCTTGCACAAGTGGGCCCAAGGTCTGGCAGGCAATGGGACAACACCAGAAACCATGGAGATGGCCCCCCTCACCTCCTGA
- the CALHM1 gene encoding calcium homeostasis modulator protein 1 has translation MDKFRMIFQFLQSNQESFMNGVCGIMALASAQMYSAFDFNCPCLPGYNAAYSAGILLAPPLVLFLLGLVMNNNVSMLAEEWKRPPGRRAKDPAVLRYMFCSMAQRALIAPVVWVAVTLLDGKCFLCAFCTAVPVTVLGNGSLAPGLPPPELARLLARVPCPDIYDGDWLLAREVAVRYLRCISQALGWSFVLLTTLLAFVVRSVRPCFTQAAFLKSKYWSHYIDIERKLFDETCTEHAKAFAKVCIQQFFEAVNHDLELGHAHGALATAPAGSAAPATTDGAEEEREKLRGITDQGTMNRLLTSWHKCKPPLQLGQEEPLMGNGWAGGRPRPPRKEVATYFSRV, from the exons ATGGACAAGTTCCGGATGATCTTCCAGTTCCTGCAGTCCAACCAGGAGTCCTTCATGAACGGCGTCTGCGGCATCATGGCCCTGGCCAGCGCCCAGATGTACTCCGCCTTCGATTTCAACTGCCCCTGCCTGCCGGGCTACAACGCGGCCTACAGCGCGGGCATCCTGCTGGCGCCGCCCCTCGTGCTCTTCCTGCTCGGCCTGGTCATGAACAACAATGTGTCCATGCTGGCTGAGGAGTGGAAGCGGCCGCCGGGCCGCAGGGCCAAGGACCCCGCCGTGCTGCGCTACATGTTCTGCTCCATGGCCCAGCGCGCCCTCATCGCACCCGTCGTCTGGGTGGCCGTCACGCTGCTGGATGGCAAGTGCTTCCTCTGTGCCTTCTGCACCGCCGTACCAGTGACCGTGCTAGGCAATGGCAGCCTGGCCCCTGGCCTGCCTCCACCCGAGCTCGCCCGCCTGCTGGCCCGGGTGCCCTGCCCCGACATCTATGACGGCGACTGGCTGCTGGCCCGCGAGGTGGCCGTGCGCTACCTGCGCTGCATCTCCCAG GCACTGGGCTGGTCCTTTGTGCTGCTGACCACACTGCTGGCCTTTGTCGTGCGCTCCGTGCGACCCTGCTTCACACAGGCTGCCTTCCTCAAAAGCAAGTACTGGTCCCACTATATTGACATCGAGCGCAAGCTTTTTGATGAGACGTGCACAGAGCACGCCAAGGCCTTTGCCAAGGTCTGCATCCAGCAGTTCTTTGAGGCGGTGAACCATGACCTGGAGTTGGGTCATGCCCACGGGGCACTGGCCACGGCCCCTGCTGGCTCAGCTGCCCCGGCGACCACTGACGGGgctgaagaggagagggagaagctgcgCGGCATCACGGATCAAGGCACCATGAATAGGCTGCTCACGAGCTGGCACAAATGCAAGCCGCCCTTGCAGCTGGGCCAGGAGGAACCACTGATGGGCAACggctgggcaggaggcaggcccCGGCCTCCACGCAAGGAGGTGGCCACCTACTTCAGCAGAGTGTGA